Proteins co-encoded in one Capsicum annuum cultivar UCD-10X-F1 chromosome 9, UCD10Xv1.1, whole genome shotgun sequence genomic window:
- the LOC124887038 gene encoding dihydrolipoyl dehydrogenase 2, chloroplastic-like: MKFYIYSPKALSLDFQIQEKEGKIAEMNAASTGEAIKLRAILGLKTTIVEGVIVGGTCVNRCYVPSKALLAMCGLMRVLHNEHNLKSFGL, from the exons ATGAAGTTCTACATCTACTCTCCAAAGGCCCTGTCTCTTGATTTCCAGATCCAAG AGAAGGAGGGTAAAATTGCAGAGATGAATGCAGCTTCCACTGGTGAAGCAATAAAACTTAGAGCAATACTG GGCTTGAAAACCACTATCGTTGAAGGGGTCATAGTTGGAGGGACATGTGTAAATAGGTGTTATGTTCCTTCCAAAGCCCTTCTAGCTATGTGTGGTCTCATGCGGGTGCTGCATAATGAACACAATCTGAAGTCTTTTGGTCTATAG